Proteins encoded in a region of the Hypomesus transpacificus isolate Combined female chromosome 17, fHypTra1, whole genome shotgun sequence genome:
- the LOC124479676 gene encoding neurabin-2-like isoform X2: MIGREKPGEQSEVAQLIQQTLEQERWQREMMEQRYNQYMDEDEETGEYATDEEEEMSPMFPNAIEVFDLAENEDMLSPVEMDPEKLAHKFKELQIKHAVTQAEIQQLKRKLAHAEQDKLRWRMERAQLEQNVRENKERMEKLEGYWMEAQSLCQAVDEHLKETQAQYQTLERKYSKAKRLIKDYQQKEIEYLM, translated from the exons ATGATTGGCCGAGAGAAGCCGGGGGAGCAGAGCGAGGTGGCCCAGCTGATACAGCAGACCTTGGAGCAGGAACGCTGGCAGAGGGAGATGATGGAGCAGCGCTACAACCAGTACatggacgaggacgaggag acgGGAGAGTACGCcacggacgaggaggaggagatgagcccCATGTTCCCCAACGCCATCGAGGTGTTCGACCTGGCCGAGAACGAGGACATGCTGTCGCCCGTGGAGATGGACCCTGAGAAGCTGGCCCACAAGTTCAAAGAG cttcaGATCAAGCATGCTGTCACCCAGGCTGAGATTCAGCAGTTGAAGAGAAAG ctggCTCACGCCGAGCAGGACAAGCTGCGCTGGCGCATGGAGCGCGCTCAGCTGGAGCAGAATGTGCGGGAGAACAAGGAGCGCATGGAGAAGCTGGAGGGCTACTGGATGGAGGCCCAGTCGCTGTGCCAGGCGGTGGACGAGCACCTGAAGGAGACCCAGGCTCAGTACCAGACCCTGGAGCGCAAGTACAGCAAGGCCAAGCGCCTCATCAAGGACTACCAGCAGAA GGAGATAGAGTACCTGATGTGA
- the LOC124479676 gene encoding neurabin-2-like isoform X1, which produces MIGREKPGEQSEVAQLIQQTLEQERWQREMMEQRYNQYMDEDEETGEYATDEEEEMSPMFPNAIEVFDLAENEDMLSPVEMDPEKLAHKFKELQIKHAVTQAEIQQLKRKLAHAEQDKLRWRMERAQLEQNVRENKERMEKLEGYWMEAQSLCQAVDEHLKETQAQYQTLERKYSKAKRLIKDYQQKEIEYLKKETAQRRAQEETEASNKEEADTLQGQISDLETKVDALKTSEPS; this is translated from the exons ATGATTGGCCGAGAGAAGCCGGGGGAGCAGAGCGAGGTGGCCCAGCTGATACAGCAGACCTTGGAGCAGGAACGCTGGCAGAGGGAGATGATGGAGCAGCGCTACAACCAGTACatggacgaggacgaggag acgGGAGAGTACGCcacggacgaggaggaggagatgagcccCATGTTCCCCAACGCCATCGAGGTGTTCGACCTGGCCGAGAACGAGGACATGCTGTCGCCCGTGGAGATGGACCCTGAGAAGCTGGCCCACAAGTTCAAAGAG cttcaGATCAAGCATGCTGTCACCCAGGCTGAGATTCAGCAGTTGAAGAGAAAG ctggCTCACGCCGAGCAGGACAAGCTGCGCTGGCGCATGGAGCGCGCTCAGCTGGAGCAGAATGTGCGGGAGAACAAGGAGCGCATGGAGAAGCTGGAGGGCTACTGGATGGAGGCCCAGTCGCTGTGCCAGGCGGTGGACGAGCACCTGAAGGAGACCCAGGCTCAGTACCAGACCCTGGAGCGCAAGTACAGCAAGGCCAAGCGCCTCATCAAGGACTACCAGCAGAA GGAGATAGAGTACCTGAAGAAGGAGACGGCTCAGCGTCGGGCCCAAGAGGAGACCGAAGCCTCTAACAAGGAAGAGGCAGACACCCTgcagggccag ATCTCGGACCTGGAGACCAAGGTGGACGCTCTGAAGACCTCCGAGCCCTCATag
- the LOC124479520 gene encoding slit homolog 1 protein-like yields MNCTSMGWTHLTPGNMLFAGVLLVALSRLDCSNACPPQCLCYEHSDLVDCRARGFLRVPHNLPHGTWLLDFGGNLLTDVRTHAFAGLWSLRVLVLSDSGIQHLQRQAFFSLSYLEKLDMSRNLLRRLPHDFSDSLTALRELRLDHNTLLQLDPSSLGSLENLEKLDLSHNLLASLEPGAFRGLSRLRHLYLQANRLASLQQGSLAMLPSLEILQLGQNNISHIDTEALTPLQSLSVLGLEGNALRHLKFKTLLGLHTAATHLQLAGNPWSCDCDLHRVFGKILSVRHLHVDDYRNVTCREPPQLAVITVTVLVTVVAALVMAERTQKKNQGKSWGGESDSPPQLSSPRTEGGLAGM; encoded by the exons ATGAACTGCACCTCGATGGGCTGGACACATTTAACCCCTGGGAATATGCTCTTCGCGGGTGTGCTGCTGGTCGCGCTGTCACGGTTGGACTGTTCTAACGCGTGCCCGCCTCAATGCCTCTGTTATGAGCACTCGGACCTGGTGGACTGCCGGGCAAGGGGGTTCTTGCGCGTGCCCCACAACCTGCCCCATGGCACGTGGCTCCTGGATTTTGGAGGCAACTTGCTGACAGATGTGAGGACGCATGCCTTTGCGGGTCTTTGGTCTCTGCGCGTCCTCGTGCTCTCAGACAGTGGCATCCAACATCTCCAGCGCCAG gcgttcttctccctctcctactTGGAGAAGCTGGACATGAGCCGCAACCTCCTCCGCCGGCTCCCTCACGACTTCTCCGACAGCCTGACCGCCCTCCGCGAGCTCCGCCTGGACCACAACACCCTGCTGCAGCTGGACCCCTCCAGCCTGGGCAGCTTGGAGAACCTGGAGAAGCTGGACCTCAGCCACAACCTGCTGGCCTCCCTGGAGCCCGGAGCCTTCAGGGGCCTCTCCCGCCTGCGCCACCTCTACCTGCAGGCCAACCGCCTGGCCTCCCTCCAGCAGGGCTCCCTGGCCATGCTCCCCAGCCTGGAGATCCTCCAGCTGGGCCAAAACAACATCTCCCACATCGACACGgaggccctcacccccctccagaGCCTGTCCGTGCTGGGCCTGGAGGGCAACGCTCTCCGCCACCTCAAGTTCAAGACCCTCCTGGGCCTGCACACGGCTGCCACCCACCTCCAGCTGGCGGGGAACCCCTGGAGCTGCGACTGCGACCTCCACCGCGTCTTCGGCAAGATCCTGAGCGTGCGCCACCTCCACGTGGACGACTACCGCAACGTGACGTGCCGCGAGCCGCCTCAGCTGGCGGTCATCACGGTCACCGTCCTGGTGACGGTGGTGGCGGCACTGGTCATGGCGGAACGCACGCAGAAGAAGAACCAGGGGAAGAGTTGGGGAGGAGAGTCGGACTCTCCTCCCCAACTCTCCTCCCCGAGGACTGAGGGCGGGCTGGCGGGGATGTGA